In the genome of Petrotoga olearia DSM 13574, one region contains:
- a CDS encoding MurR/RpiR family transcriptional regulator has product MTKLVTSKIKGIYNSLTDKEKQAAQYIIERPADVIHYSITELSNWAGTSETTIYRVLKKVGYSGYQKFKLELARELSTPTLELKESKDLVDMIYNKTVNSLTDILRQTDRDKINRASEMILNSKKLLFYAVGRSFPVALDASLKFAALGFASTAYPDPHMQVIVASNLEKDDVVVAISHSGVIRDTYKSAQVAKDAGAFTIGITAGINSPMSKIVNLVLYTSAEMPQESEFTVSRIGEIFMVELLYNSVASKMSLKNKESRISQAMRTKRFS; this is encoded by the coding sequence GTGACGAAGTTGGTAACTTCCAAGATTAAAGGGATATACAATTCTTTAACTGACAAAGAAAAGCAGGCAGCTCAGTATATAATCGAAAGGCCTGCCGATGTAATACACTACAGCATCACTGAATTATCCAATTGGGCAGGAACTAGTGAAACTACTATATACAGAGTTTTAAAAAAGGTTGGCTACTCGGGATATCAAAAATTTAAGTTAGAACTAGCAAGAGAGTTGAGTACCCCTACACTTGAATTAAAAGAGTCGAAAGATCTTGTAGATATGATTTACAATAAGACTGTAAACTCCTTAACAGATATTCTAAGGCAAACAGATAGGGATAAAATTAATCGAGCATCCGAAATGATACTTAACAGCAAAAAATTACTATTCTATGCGGTAGGAAGATCTTTTCCCGTAGCTTTGGATGCTTCTTTGAAGTTTGCCGCCTTGGGTTTTGCTTCTACTGCATATCCTGATCCACACATGCAAGTTATAGTCGCTTCAAATCTGGAAAAAGATGATGTAGTAGTTGCTATAAGTCATTCTGGGGTTATCAGAGATACTTACAAATCCGCCCAAGTAGCCAAGGACGCTGGTGCCTTTACTATAGGTATAACTGCAGGAATTAATTCACCCATGTCAAAAATAGTCAACCTAGTTTTATATACTTCAGCTGAAATGCCTCAGGAGAGCGAATTTACAGTAAGCAGAATCGGAGAAATATTCATGGTAGAACTTTTGTACAACTCAGTTGCTTCTAAAATGTCCCTTAAAAACAAAGAAAGTAGAATAAGTCAAGCGATGAGAACAAAAAGGTTTAGTTAA
- a CDS encoding glycosyltransferase, giving the protein MSIFFDDKILQNLPKRVKVVVGIPSYNNAETISFVSKTAAEGIVEYCDSNGLIVNADGGSKDGTKEVFMKTDTKKVPKIAYDYIGLPGKGSAMLSVIELAKNLDAEAIVFLDSDLKSVRPWWIERLTGPIMKGLSDYVTPYYVRHKYDGTITNQVCYPLVTSLFGQAIRQPIGGDFGVGKNMIDVYLETASSVAKTDVAKFGIDIWMTTNAILNSNKKVYQAALGAKVHDPKDPGADLSPMFKQVVGTLFDIIVDSVSKWKDIESIEEAPIYGEIPQVAVEPININIENLKKQLLEGLKNEETKRLANDHLEIIMKEKKLPLQIWVDILFNTLTEYSKNKDKNLVESLVPLYFGRVADFAELTKDMNEVEAEKVIKDQINAFANKKDELMKKL; this is encoded by the coding sequence ATGTCAATATTTTTTGATGATAAAATTTTACAAAATTTACCTAAAAGGGTAAAAGTAGTTGTGGGTATTCCAAGCTATAATAATGCTGAAACGATTTCTTTTGTTTCTAAAACAGCAGCAGAAGGGATAGTTGAATATTGTGATTCTAATGGATTAATTGTTAACGCTGATGGGGGTTCAAAAGACGGAACAAAAGAAGTTTTTATGAAAACAGACACAAAAAAAGTACCAAAAATTGCTTACGATTATATCGGACTTCCCGGTAAAGGAAGCGCTATGCTTTCTGTGATAGAACTAGCAAAAAACTTAGACGCCGAAGCGATTGTATTTTTAGATTCTGATTTAAAAAGTGTTAGGCCATGGTGGATAGAAAGACTAACTGGTCCAATAATGAAAGGACTTTCTGATTATGTTACACCTTATTATGTAAGGCACAAATACGACGGTACAATCACAAATCAAGTCTGTTATCCCTTGGTTACTTCTCTGTTTGGTCAAGCTATTAGGCAACCGATAGGGGGAGACTTTGGTGTAGGTAAAAATATGATTGATGTTTATTTGGAAACCGCTTCGAGTGTCGCAAAAACAGACGTTGCTAAGTTCGGGATAGATATTTGGATGACTACAAATGCCATACTTAACTCCAATAAAAAGGTTTATCAAGCTGCTTTAGGTGCAAAAGTTCACGATCCTAAGGATCCTGGAGCTGATCTATCCCCGATGTTTAAGCAAGTTGTTGGAACGTTATTTGATATTATCGTAGATAGCGTCTCGAAATGGAAAGATATCGAATCTATTGAAGAAGCCCCAATATATGGTGAAATACCCCAAGTCGCTGTTGAACCTATCAACATCAACATAGAAAATTTGAAAAAGCAACTTTTAGAAGGATTAAAAAATGAAGAAACAAAAAGATTAGCAAATGATCACTTGGAAATCATAATGAAAGAGAAGAAATTACCACTTCAAATATGGGTGGATATCTTATTTAACACGTTAACAGAATATTCAAAAAACAAAGACAAAAATTTGGTGGAATCCTTAGTACCCCTCTATTTTGGGAGAGTAGCCGATTTTGCTGAATTAACAAAAGATATGAACGAAGTAGAAGCAGAAAAAGTGATTAAAGATCAAATAAATGCATTTGCTAATAAAAAAGATGAATTGATGAAAAAGTTATAG
- a CDS encoding carbohydrate ABC transporter permease, translated as MVVRKRSFIKTFLFWFFIALVVIFVAYPFAYMVSVSFRYDSDAFDPGLIPENPTLSQYAQLLGLEESIRQQMSNEEEQLMGLLESLPEEQREQILQNILSQRRRESFPFLRWFGNSLLLAGLSALTSLIIGIFGAYSFSRVWYPGRTLVQRGVLLVYLVGGVILSVPLYDLFVRMGLTNSGGTSMFALYIIYVIQTLPVSMYMLGNYFRTIPESIEEAALIDGSTRIGTIMRIIIPLSMPAIITVFIYAFMIGWNEYLFASIFIRPYPGAYTLPVGLREIFFSEHAVWAKMMAASVLTAVPVIVLFMTVEKYLTAGLTAGGVKE; from the coding sequence ATGGTAGTAAGAAAAAGATCTTTCATAAAAACATTTTTATTTTGGTTTTTCATAGCTTTAGTTGTAATATTTGTTGCCTATCCTTTTGCATATATGGTTTCAGTTTCATTTAGATATGATTCTGATGCATTTGATCCTGGACTGATCCCTGAGAATCCAACATTGTCACAGTATGCTCAACTATTAGGACTTGAGGAGTCTATTAGACAACAGATGAGTAATGAAGAAGAACAACTCATGGGACTTTTAGAGTCTCTTCCAGAAGAACAAAGAGAACAAATCCTTCAGAATATACTTTCACAAAGAAGGCGTGAATCGTTTCCTTTTTTAAGATGGTTTGGTAACAGTTTACTCTTGGCTGGATTAAGCGCACTAACAAGTTTAATAATAGGTATATTTGGTGCCTATTCCTTCAGTAGAGTTTGGTATCCGGGAAGAACACTTGTTCAAAGAGGAGTTTTGCTAGTATACTTGGTAGGTGGAGTAATATTATCTGTGCCCTTGTATGATTTGTTCGTAAGAATGGGATTAACTAATTCTGGTGGAACCTCAATGTTTGCTTTGTATATAATATATGTGATCCAGACGTTACCTGTTTCGATGTATATGCTTGGTAATTATTTCAGAACAATTCCTGAATCAATTGAAGAGGCGGCCTTAATTGATGGCAGCACAAGAATAGGAACTATTATGAGGATAATTATTCCTCTATCGATGCCAGCTATAATCACCGTTTTCATATACGCATTTATGATAGGATGGAATGAGTATTTATTTGCTTCTATCTTCATAAGGCCTTATCCCGGAGCTTATACTTTGCCCGTGGGTTTGAGAGAGATTTTCTTTTCTGAACATGCGGTATGGGCTAAAATGATGGCAGCCTCAGTGTTGACAGCCGTGCCTGTCATTGTGTTGTTTATGACCGTAGAAAAGTACCTAACGGCAGGTTTAACTGCTGGTGGAGTCAAAGAATAA
- a CDS encoding carbohydrate ABC transporter permease, giving the protein MQRFRELSPLRKKEAVFGWRLVSPAVILIGIFILYPVLYNIYLSFFEVSLTPGVPNKFVGFQNYRELLTDPTFWNSFGITMLFVLITVFGSILVGLGVALLMNKEFPGRGIVRALILFPYVAPVISTVFAWQYVLMPLNGPLTILLSNLGIMDVTQDLVNDPNNAFLVVSFYSIWKNFPFIYLMILSRLQSISQDYYEAADIDGANGFQKFRHITLPELYYVIGSLVLLRGIWNFYKFEEVYLLSKEARTLPIYLYEKAFTGLPELGVAAAIATVLFVVMMVLISIYVRKVLKW; this is encoded by the coding sequence ATGCAACGATTTCGAGAGTTATCTCCTTTAAGGAAGAAAGAAGCCGTTTTTGGATGGCGGTTAGTATCCCCCGCAGTTATTTTGATAGGGATTTTTATTTTGTATCCAGTTTTATACAATATTTACTTGAGTTTTTTTGAAGTATCCCTTACACCGGGAGTACCGAATAAGTTTGTTGGCTTCCAAAATTATAGAGAACTGTTAACCGATCCTACCTTTTGGAATTCTTTTGGTATAACCATGTTGTTTGTTTTGATTACCGTTTTCGGAAGTATTTTAGTTGGTTTAGGGGTTGCTTTGCTTATGAATAAAGAATTTCCTGGAAGAGGTATAGTAAGAGCCCTTATATTGTTCCCATATGTTGCCCCAGTTATTTCAACCGTTTTTGCTTGGCAATACGTCTTAATGCCTTTAAACGGCCCTTTAACAATACTCTTAAGTAATTTAGGTATAATGGATGTGACACAAGACCTTGTTAACGATCCAAATAATGCATTCTTAGTTGTTTCTTTTTACAGCATTTGGAAGAACTTTCCTTTTATTTATTTGATGATTCTATCCAGGTTACAATCAATATCTCAAGATTATTATGAAGCAGCTGATATAGATGGCGCTAATGGTTTTCAAAAATTTCGTCATATTACTTTACCAGAACTATATTATGTAATAGGTTCTTTAGTCCTATTAAGAGGAATATGGAACTTTTACAAATTTGAAGAGGTATACCTTTTGTCTAAAGAAGCAAGAACTCTACCTATATATCTATATGAAAAAGCCTTCACAGGTTTGCCGGAGTTAGGAGTAGCAGCAGCTATTGCAACTGTCCTCTTTGTAGTTATGATGGTGCTCATATCCATCTATGTGAGGAAGGTGTTAAAATGGTAG
- a CDS encoding ABC transporter substrate-binding protein, protein MKKLIVVILAVLVSAMMFTQTITFWHTQVETDRQQRVRALAQIFEAQTGIKVNLVPIEENEILEQIPRAVQAGTLPDVVEGGISPILLLGSQGFMDTKLNAKIIEDFGDVYEGVARLMKAPDGGYYGVPFHAWVQGIWYKANLFEERDLGAPTSWYNILTAAKALNDPANGFYGIILPKKADAYTEQVFSQIALSNGARPIDKDGNILFNTPEMIESFRFYKELGKYSRPGFTAVPEALNGYLNNEAAMVFYSTYIMDDIAVEEVQKQRVEQFDPKLVENTGFANFMVNIRPSSFGEVVGLGILNTSKNKDAAEQWVKFLMSGNNYIYWLHVAPGGMNPTRSSIAEMDEFLDNPVLERYGKDQITTIISALDTVERFEFMEGEIIEEMSILSGNFVIGRAINRMFANDWTPQQTAQWAQQEAERLLGD, encoded by the coding sequence GTGAAGAAACTTATAGTAGTTATTTTAGCGGTGCTGGTTAGTGCCATGATGTTCACTCAAACGATTACGTTTTGGCATACTCAGGTGGAAACAGATAGGCAACAAAGGGTAAGAGCTTTAGCACAGATTTTTGAGGCACAAACGGGTATAAAGGTTAATTTAGTACCGATCGAGGAAAACGAGATTTTAGAACAGATTCCAAGAGCAGTTCAGGCTGGAACTTTACCAGATGTTGTAGAAGGTGGTATTTCTCCTATTCTCCTGCTGGGAAGTCAAGGCTTTATGGATACAAAGCTTAATGCAAAGATCATCGAAGATTTTGGTGATGTTTATGAAGGCGTTGCAAGATTGATGAAAGCACCAGATGGAGGATATTATGGGGTACCTTTCCACGCTTGGGTTCAAGGGATTTGGTATAAGGCGAATTTGTTTGAAGAAAGAGACCTAGGGGCTCCAACATCTTGGTATAATATACTTACAGCTGCTAAAGCATTAAACGATCCGGCTAATGGTTTCTACGGTATAATATTGCCTAAGAAGGCGGATGCTTATACTGAACAGGTCTTTTCACAAATCGCTCTTTCAAATGGTGCAAGACCAATTGATAAAGATGGAAATATTCTTTTTAATACTCCTGAAATGATCGAATCATTTAGATTTTATAAAGAACTTGGAAAATATTCTAGGCCTGGTTTTACTGCTGTTCCAGAAGCATTAAATGGTTATTTGAATAACGAAGCCGCTATGGTTTTCTATTCGACATACATAATGGACGATATTGCAGTGGAAGAGGTTCAAAAACAAAGAGTAGAACAGTTTGATCCTAAACTTGTTGAGAATACAGGTTTTGCAAATTTTATGGTTAACATAAGACCATCTTCATTTGGTGAAGTTGTTGGATTGGGTATACTTAATACTTCCAAAAACAAAGATGCTGCAGAACAATGGGTAAAATTTCTTATGAGTGGAAACAATTACATCTACTGGTTGCACGTGGCACCTGGCGGAATGAATCCAACAAGAAGCTCTATAGCAGAGATGGACGAGTTTTTAGATAATCCAGTTTTAGAAAGATATGGGAAAGATCAAATAACTACGATTATTTCCGCATTAGATACTGTTGAAAGATTTGAGTTCATGGAAGGAGAAATTATTGAGGAGATGAGTATCCTATCTGGTAACTTTGTAATTGGTAGGGCAATAAATAGAATGTTTGCAAACGATTGGACACCACAGCAAACGGCTCAATGGGCACAACAAGAAGCAGAAAGATTATTAGGCGATTAA
- a CDS encoding macro domain-containing protein, which produces MNKIIKEIKVNNVEIKLVSGDITIEETDAIVNAANSHLQHGGGVAGVIARKGGSDVQKESNEYIKKYGKVETGNVAVTTGGKLKCKYIIHAVGPIWRGGSEQEEKLLYDAVINSLKKAEELKLNSISLPAISAGIYGYPIEKAVPVYKKAVYDFINTNPQFLKEIRFVVYDEEHYDYFLKEF; this is translated from the coding sequence ATGAACAAAATTATAAAAGAAATAAAAGTCAACAACGTTGAAATTAAATTAGTATCTGGTGATATAACTATCGAAGAAACAGACGCTATTGTAAATGCTGCTAATTCACATTTGCAGCATGGGGGAGGGGTAGCAGGGGTTATAGCAAGAAAAGGTGGTTCAGATGTTCAAAAAGAGTCGAACGAATATATTAAAAAATACGGTAAAGTCGAAACGGGAAATGTTGCCGTTACAACTGGAGGAAAGTTAAAATGCAAATACATAATTCACGCAGTTGGACCAATTTGGAGGGGAGGCAGTGAGCAAGAAGAAAAGTTATTGTATGATGCTGTTATTAATTCTTTAAAAAAAGCAGAAGAATTAAAATTGAATTCAATATCCCTACCAGCTATAAGTGCGGGGATTTACGGTTATCCCATAGAAAAAGCGGTTCCCGTTTACAAAAAGGCGGTCTATGATTTCATAAATACCAATCCACAATTTTTAAAAGAAATCAGGTTTGTAGTATATGATGAAGAACATTATGATTATTTTTTGAAAGAATTCTGA
- a CDS encoding phenylacetate--CoA ligase family protein has protein sequence MSFLRTVYYYYSLSKNLNHSRRKILELREKKFRKILRYAYRKIPFYMDFYRSFRIKENMLDEIPINELPTINKNIMIDNFDKFFKDDQITKNKVEDFLNNNPNPTSLLYDKYHVIHSSGSTGTVGYYLYSEKEWDFIKAISTRMFSNFTLKRKKYAFIGAVDGHYAAISLFLSPLNQTEKFFYKDYIVMDINKPIKTYLKKLNDFQPDNLTGYPYGIRSLAQFQNEGFLNIHPEVIVCGGEPLLKNVKLFLKEVWKNSKIVDSYATSESLAMGVSREDLKGMYIYDDAVYLEIQENKTILTNLYNYTQPIIRYELTDILKKSKNGGGKWPFTKIEQITGRTELIPFFVTQDGEKDFIHPIVIAEFFVKGVTKFQFIQRNQSSFVFKIVVSPKEPSDEIVQEVRKKLYDILEKKKMKNVNFEVKVVEDIKPDEKTGKFKLIVIE, from the coding sequence ATGAGTTTTCTAAGAACAGTATACTATTATTATTCACTAAGTAAAAATCTTAATCATTCAAGAAGAAAGATATTAGAATTAAGAGAAAAGAAATTTAGAAAGATATTAAGATACGCCTATAGAAAAATACCTTTTTATATGGACTTTTATAGATCCTTCCGAATAAAAGAAAACATGCTGGACGAGATTCCCATAAACGAATTACCAACGATCAATAAAAATATTATGATTGATAATTTTGATAAGTTCTTTAAAGATGACCAAATTACCAAAAACAAAGTAGAAGATTTTTTAAATAATAACCCCAATCCAACTTCTTTACTTTATGACAAGTATCATGTAATACACAGTTCTGGATCAACGGGAACGGTAGGATATTATTTGTACAGTGAAAAAGAGTGGGATTTCATCAAAGCTATTTCAACAAGGATGTTTTCAAATTTCACTCTCAAAAGAAAGAAATATGCCTTTATAGGTGCAGTTGATGGACATTATGCTGCCATAAGTTTATTCCTATCTCCACTAAATCAAACTGAAAAGTTTTTCTACAAAGATTATATAGTAATGGATATAAATAAGCCTATCAAAACGTACTTAAAAAAACTTAACGATTTTCAACCGGATAATCTCACAGGGTACCCTTATGGCATAAGATCTTTGGCACAATTTCAAAATGAAGGTTTTTTGAACATTCACCCGGAAGTGATAGTCTGTGGTGGAGAACCTTTATTAAAAAACGTAAAACTGTTTTTAAAAGAGGTGTGGAAAAACTCCAAAATAGTAGATAGTTATGCAACATCTGAGTCTTTGGCAATGGGTGTATCTAGGGAAGATTTAAAAGGAATGTACATATACGATGATGCGGTTTATCTTGAAATCCAAGAGAACAAAACAATTTTGACGAACTTGTACAATTACACCCAACCTATAATAAGGTATGAATTAACAGATATCCTAAAAAAATCAAAAAATGGGGGAGGGAAATGGCCCTTTACAAAGATTGAACAAATTACTGGTAGAACCGAACTAATCCCATTTTTTGTAACCCAAGACGGAGAAAAAGATTTCATTCATCCAATCGTTATAGCAGAATTTTTTGTCAAAGGAGTAACTAAGTTTCAATTTATCCAAAGGAATCAATCATCTTTTGTTTTTAAAATAGTCGTCTCACCAAAAGAACCTTCAGATGAAATTGTTCAAGAAGTTCGAAAAAAACTTTATGATATTTTAGAAAAGAAAAAAATGAAAAACGTGAATTTTGAAGTAAAAGTTGTAGAAGATATTAAACCAGATGAAAAGACGGGAAAATTCAAATTAATTGTTATTGAGTAA
- the polA gene encoding DNA polymerase I, whose product MANLYLIDGSGIAYRAFFALGDWMSTSDGLPTNAIYGVARMLLKLLKEYVKKGEDSVIFVMDKKTTTYRNELLKSYKAQRPETPEKYIQQIPYIYELVEKLGVKLVAMDNYEADDVIATIVSKKKKKYDIVYIITSDKDMMQLVKDNVHILRPEKGITEMVNYDAHQVEKKMGVPPEKIADLLALMGDSSDNIPGVKGIGIKTAQKLLQNYKGLDDLYQHLDEIKGSTKNKLKSEKETAYLSKQLVQLMVDAPIEEIFEDKEIIYQGFRDDLRDFLKKLEFNSILKELDIPDTPSDSSKVRVETKAEKKDYSVKGKYYEYNAQGYKELLKTLEKYEIISFDLETSSLDPYQADIVGIALSWKPFEGYFLYLYKEKNRWEITKEIVNLLNTKKVIGQNLKYDMTVLKVNGIELNKVYFDSMIAAYLLNPDSRRFNMDDLAKEYLDYKTTKYKEVMGKDIKLLTLGDIDKKKVVEYAAEDADIAYRLFEVLKPKLEEFELNELFEKIEMSTINVLSEMEMNGVYFDLKELKKLEEEYNKKLSSLMFEMKKIAGYEFNPNSPKQVGELLFENLGLKGKRKTKSGSYSTDADSLESLRDEHPLVEKLLEYRKYQKLLSTYIIAIPKLVNKKTGRVHTSFNQTGTATGRLSSSEPNLQNLPIREEDGERIRSTVKAQKDDHVLLSADYSQIELRVLAHLTNDETLINAFNSDEDIHALTASAIFGIKIDDVDYNMRRVGKVVNFSLVYGSSPYGLAENLKIPIEDAKDFMNKYFKTYQKVKEYQESSLKVATQKGYVETIFGRKRFLKNIKTGKSELKRIVINTPIQGSAADIMKLAMINLFKKLPKEAKLILQVHDEVVIELPEKIVEETKKTVQDCMENAVKLKIPLKVDISVGKNWIK is encoded by the coding sequence GTGGCAAATTTATATTTAATAGATGGCTCGGGAATAGCATATAGAGCTTTTTTTGCACTGGGAGACTGGATGAGCACTTCTGATGGTTTGCCGACAAATGCCATTTATGGAGTAGCTCGAATGCTATTAAAGTTACTCAAAGAGTACGTTAAAAAAGGCGAGGATTCAGTAATATTTGTTATGGACAAAAAAACCACCACTTATAGAAATGAATTATTAAAAAGCTATAAGGCTCAAAGGCCAGAAACACCTGAAAAATATATACAACAGATCCCATACATATACGAACTGGTGGAAAAATTAGGTGTAAAATTAGTTGCTATGGATAATTATGAAGCCGACGATGTTATAGCCACAATAGTTTCAAAAAAGAAAAAAAAGTACGATATAGTTTATATAATCACGTCTGATAAAGATATGATGCAACTTGTTAAGGATAATGTGCATATATTGAGGCCAGAAAAAGGAATAACAGAAATGGTAAACTACGACGCACACCAAGTGGAAAAAAAGATGGGAGTCCCTCCCGAAAAAATCGCTGATTTACTAGCTTTAATGGGGGATAGTTCTGACAACATTCCAGGAGTAAAAGGCATTGGAATAAAAACAGCCCAAAAATTGTTGCAAAATTACAAGGGTTTAGATGATCTGTATCAACATTTGGATGAAATAAAAGGTTCTACAAAAAACAAACTAAAAAGCGAAAAGGAAACCGCATATCTTAGTAAACAATTAGTCCAATTGATGGTAGATGCACCGATAGAAGAAATATTTGAAGATAAAGAAATTATATATCAAGGATTCAGAGACGATTTACGAGATTTTCTTAAAAAGTTAGAGTTTAACTCAATATTAAAAGAGTTAGATATACCTGATACACCTAGTGACTCATCTAAAGTAAGAGTGGAAACAAAAGCAGAAAAAAAAGATTATTCAGTAAAAGGTAAGTATTACGAATATAACGCACAAGGTTACAAAGAACTATTAAAAACTTTAGAAAAATACGAAATAATATCTTTTGACCTTGAAACTTCTTCTCTTGATCCATATCAAGCAGATATAGTAGGAATCGCTTTAAGCTGGAAACCGTTTGAAGGATATTTTTTGTACCTATACAAAGAAAAAAACAGATGGGAAATAACGAAAGAGATAGTCAATCTTTTAAACACTAAAAAGGTCATTGGTCAAAATTTAAAGTACGATATGACCGTTTTGAAAGTAAATGGAATTGAATTAAACAAAGTATATTTTGACAGTATGATAGCTGCTTATTTGTTGAATCCAGACAGCAGAAGATTCAATATGGACGATCTCGCCAAAGAATATTTGGATTATAAAACAACTAAATACAAAGAAGTTATGGGAAAAGATATCAAACTGTTAACCCTTGGAGACATCGATAAGAAAAAGGTTGTTGAATACGCTGCAGAAGACGCAGATATTGCTTATCGATTATTTGAAGTTTTAAAGCCTAAACTAGAAGAATTTGAACTAAATGAATTGTTTGAAAAAATTGAAATGTCAACTATAAATGTGTTATCAGAAATGGAAATGAATGGCGTGTATTTTGATTTAAAAGAACTTAAAAAACTGGAAGAGGAATACAACAAAAAGCTGAGTTCGTTAATGTTTGAAATGAAAAAAATCGCCGGTTATGAATTCAACCCAAACTCGCCAAAACAAGTTGGGGAACTACTTTTTGAAAACTTAGGATTGAAGGGAAAAAGAAAAACTAAGAGTGGATCATATTCAACAGATGCAGATTCCTTAGAATCCCTAAGAGATGAGCATCCATTAGTAGAAAAACTTTTAGAATACAGGAAATACCAAAAACTCCTCTCTACATATATAATCGCTATACCAAAATTAGTTAACAAAAAAACTGGAAGAGTTCATACTTCTTTCAACCAAACGGGAACAGCTACCGGTAGATTAAGTAGCAGCGAACCGAATCTTCAAAATCTTCCCATCCGAGAAGAAGATGGAGAAAGAATTAGAAGCACCGTCAAGGCGCAAAAAGACGATCACGTTCTACTCAGTGCCGATTATTCACAAATAGAATTGAGAGTTTTGGCTCATTTAACTAACGATGAAACTTTAATAAATGCTTTTAATAGTGATGAAGACATACATGCTCTAACTGCTTCTGCAATATTTGGTATAAAAATAGATGATGTCGACTACAACATGAGAAGGGTGGGAAAAGTAGTTAATTTTTCCCTGGTGTATGGATCATCTCCGTATGGATTAGCCGAGAATTTAAAAATACCAATAGAGGATGCAAAAGATTTTATGAACAAATACTTTAAAACTTACCAAAAAGTCAAAGAATATCAGGAATCAAGCTTAAAGGTTGCAACACAAAAAGGTTACGTCGAAACTATATTCGGAAGAAAAAGATTTTTGAAAAACATAAAAACAGGCAAATCTGAACTGAAACGGATAGTCATAAACACCCCTATCCAAGGAAGCGCAGCCGATATAATGAAACTGGCGATGATAAATTTGTTTAAAAAACTTCCAAAAGAAGCAAAATTAATACTTCAGGTACACGACGAAGTAGTAATAGAATTACCAGAAAAAATCGTAGAAGAAACCAAAAAAACGGTTCAAGATTGTATGGAAAATGCTGTCAAATTGAAAATACCTTTAAAAGTTGACATAAGTGTTGGTAAAAACTGGATAAAATGA